The Anoplopoma fimbria isolate UVic2021 breed Golden Eagle Sablefish chromosome 20, Afim_UVic_2022, whole genome shotgun sequence genome includes a window with the following:
- the znf574 gene encoding zinc finger protein 574 codes for MSECAMESSSVYMCFPCYQEFNTLEEVLEHQLTCTAEDEQLEAPGTTPVNVPLLQTRQQVINISRAIAGQQIEVQAEQSLVQPVLKQAAVTANVASDQPRILYQCGDCDELFKSLDLWQQHRKEEICQQPASERKSSPDSQPEPETASAQSSNLALNPDDSALSKSETSENLQPEQVEDPVAEEETQQVAESSSAQSADPPVSESAAANQEDWSPRRRGANKKPKPEPVLLCVDCGSCFGLVSELVAHRKTQHGFEEALHRCSVCGESFLNTTLFLYHRKQHRQKGEERVVEVHEETSEQVCTQTNGTEEPSQEATPSPTGVTSSFTQPELFMCTQCGESFSDEGGLVTHRKQKHGLQEPLHSCPHCDESFMNTTQYLYHRRQHRFTAGTEVVDVAETGEEAAAAATPQDASQSAKRLLSPTTSASEAGSPLPKRSKPSFRILSGSSAGIKGIKEESECSTAADSDNTNHPPPAKLLQDWARTPLPHVCPYCGKTFTRRVFLRTHVFSHTGEKLFTCKVCTKSFTNSQSLLRHSMSHTGNKPYSCDVCGKNFSQAATLKRHQRIHTSTLPRRKRGRKPVCTLDNEGAAHLYACPNCPSRFNTEDQLNDHKLLHTSHPFPCAECGEAFKRRRELDLHSLTHQDKQPATCHHCSTQFVNQSVLEIHMQRCPSTEEDKNTGRGRGQGRGRCTGQVECDLCGHRCMTQEGLDLHRLSHTGQTPLKCPVRPCRRRFTSNSTLEEHVLAHFQGRLSKSKNRPRFRCQICHKEFSYNSTFNVHMRTHTDERPFECATCFKRFRQLPHLQDHERIHSGLRPFCCWICGKSFSVAARLTEHARTHSGEKPYPCPHCPAAFRSRSNLDKHIRLHGDLPLESAEQAAQEAEAAHVQKVLEGAKVLSSLATTGDLESGSVQTIYVLQGAEGGTETVMIPSDQFAGMDGTSQVVILPSSVLNAQGISVPTITMDGNEITMVETNQSQEHAIEFIVEETV; via the exons CAACAAGTCATAAATATATCACGGGCAATTGCGGGCCAACAGATTGAGGTCCAAGCAGAACAATCCTTGGTGCAACCTGTTCTCAAGCAGGCTGCAGTCACCGCAAATGTAGCATCAGACCAGCCCAGAATCCTCTACCAGTGTGGGGACTGTGATGAACTTTTCAAGAGCCTGGACCTTTGGCAGCAACACCGTAAAGAAGAGATATGTCAGCAGCCTGCCTCTGAGAGGAAGTCAAGCCCTGATTCACAACCTGAGCCAGAGACCGCTTCAGCCCAGAGCTCCAATTTAGCTTTAAATCCAGATGATTCTGCCCTCTCGAAGAGTGAAACTAGTGAAAATCTTCAACCCGAACAAGTGGAGGATCCAGTAGCAGAGGAAGAGACGCAGCAAGTTGCAGAGAGCTCTTCAGCTCAGAGCGCTGATCCTCCTGTTTCTGAGTCGGCGGCCGCAAATCAAGAGGATTGGTCTcccaggaggagaggagcaaaCAAAAAGCCCAAGCCTGAACCCGTGCTCCTGTGTGTGGACTGTGGCTCATGCTTTGGCCTGGTGTCTGAACTAGTCGCCCACCGCAAGACCCAGCACGGCTTTGAGGAAGCTCTGCACCGCTGCTCCGTGTGCGGGGAAAGCTTTCTTAACACCACACTTTTTCTTTACCACCGCAAGCAACACCGGCAGAAAGGCGAGGAAAGGGTGGTGGAAGTTCACGAAGAGACATCGGAGCAAGTTTGTACTCAGACCAACGGGACCGAAGAGCCGAGCCAAGAGGCCACTCCCTCCCCGACCGGTGTGACCTCCAGTTTCACACAGCCTGAGCTGTTCATGTGCACCCAGTGTGGGGAGAGCTTCAGCGATGAGGGAGGGCTGGTCACCCACCGAAAGCAGAAGCATGGCCTACAGGAGCCACTGCACAGTTGCCCTCACTGTGACGAGAGCTTCATGAACACCACCCAGTACCTGTACCATCGCCGGCAGCACCGCTTCACAGCAGGGACAGAGGTGGTCGATGTAGCTGAAACTGGTGAGGAAGCAGCAGCCGCCGCTACACCTCAGGATGCCTCGCAGAGCGCAAAGCGGCTTCTTTCCCCGACCACCAGTGCTAGTGAAGCAGGTTCACCGCTACCGAAGAGAAGTAAGCCCTCTTTCAGGATCCTGAGCGGAAGTAGCGCTG GAATCAAGGGCATCAAAGAGGAATCAGAGTGCAGCACTGCAGCAGACTCGGACAACACCAACCACCCTCCACCTGCCAAGCTGCTGCAGGACTGGGCCCGCACACCACTACCACATGTTTGCCCCTACTGTGGCAAAACGTTCACCCGCCGCGTCTTCCTCCGCACCCACGTCTTCAGCCACACCGGAGAAAAGCTCTTCACGTGCAAG GTTTGCACGAAGTCCTTCACTAACTCCCAGAGCCTGCTTCGCCACAGCATGAGCCACACGGGCAACAAGCCCTACAGCTGCGACGTTTGTGGCAAAAACTTCTCCCAGGCGGCCACCCTGAAGAGACACCAACGCATCCACACGTCAACTCTGCCTCGACGCAAGCGTGGACGCAAACCG GTGTGTACTTTGGACAATGAGGGAGCTGCTCATCTCTACGCTTGTCCTAACTGCCCGTCACGGTTCAACACGGAGGATCAGCTCAACGATCACAA ACTGCTCCACACCAGCCATCCATTCCCTTGCGCCGAATGTGGAGAGGCCTTCAAACGCCGGAGAGAACTGGATCTGCACTCGCTCACGCACCAAG ACAAGCAGCCGGCGACGTGTCACCACTGCTCAACCCAGTTTGTGAACCAGTCAGTGCTGGAGATCCACATGCAGCGTTGCCCTTCcacagaggaggacaagaaCACTGGTCGTGGACGGGGTCAGGGCCGAGGACGATGCACCGGACAG GTTGAGTGTGACCTATGCGGCCACCGATGCATGACCCAGGAGGGCCTCGACCTCCATCGGTTATCCCACACGGGCCAGACCCCCCTCAAATGCCCAGTGAGGCCTTGCCGCCGCCGATTTACCTCCAACAGTACCCTGGAGGAGCATGTGCTGGCCCATTTCCAAGGCAGACTCAGCAAGTCCAAAAACCGACCCCGCTTCCGCTGTCAGATTTGCCACAAGGAGTTTTCCTACAATTCCACCTTTAATGTTCACATGAGGACACATACTGATGAGAGGCCCTTCGAG TGCGCCACCTGTTTCAAGCGCTTCCGCCAGCTGCCCCATCTGCAGGACCACGAGCGCATCCACAGCGGCCTGCGCCCTTTCTGCTGCTGGATTTGCGGCAAGAGTTTCAGCGTGGCCGCCCGGCTCACCGAGCACGCCCGCACCCACAGCGGGGAGAAACCCTACCCATGCCCCCACTGCCCAGCTGCCTTCAGATCTCGCTCCAACCTGGATAAACACATCCGGCTGCACGGAGACCTGCCTCTGGAGAGCGCCGAGCAGGCGGCACAGGAAGCCGAGGCCGCACATGTACAGAAGGTGCTGGAGGGGGCCAAGGTGCTGTCTTCTCTGGCCACCACAGGGGACCTTGAGTCCGGCTCAGTGCAGACCATCTACGTACTGCAGGGGGCCGAAGGAGGCACCGAGACGGTCATGATCCCGTCGGATCAGTTCGCCGGCATGGACGGCACCTCGCAGGTCGTCATCCTGCCCTCGTCTGTTCTGAACGCTCAGGGCATTAGTGTTCCCACCATCACCATGGACGGAAATGAAATCACCATGGTGGAGACGAACCAGTCACAGGAGCATGCCATTGAGTTCATTGTGGAGGAGACGGTATAA